In a genomic window of Dolichospermum sp. DET69:
- a CDS encoding DUF433 domain-containing protein translates to MSYQDIITIESGKRSGKPCIRGMRITVYDILEYLAGGMTETEILEDFSELTSEDIKACLAFAADREKKLFVASL, encoded by the coding sequence ATGAGTTATCAAGACATTATTACGATTGAATCTGGAAAACGCAGTGGAAAACCTTGTATTCGAGGAATGCGTATAACTGTGTACGACATTTTAGAATATTTAGCAGGTGGGATGACAGAAACCGAAATTTTGGAAGATTTTTCAGAACTGACCTCTGAAGATATTAAGGCTTGTCTTGCTTTTGCTGCTGACCGAGAGAAAAAGTTATTTGTTGCATCTTTATAA
- a CDS encoding UPF0175 family protein, translated as MSVLIPDDILRASKMTEGELKLEIAIMLYQQEKISSGKVRAWTGLTVIEFQHQLVLRGLCINYDVEDFQSDVETLESI; from the coding sequence ATGAGTGTCTTAATACCTGATGATATTCTCCGAGCCAGCAAAATGACGGAAGGGGAACTAAAATTAGAAATCGCTATTATGCTTTATCAGCAAGAAAAAATTAGTAGTGGTAAAGTTCGTGCTTGGACTGGACTCACAGTAATTGAGTTTCAACATCAACTTGTTTTACGGGGACTTTGTATCAATTATGATGTAGAGGATTTTCAATCAGATGTCGAAACTCTAGAATCTATATAA